Proteins found in one Vagococcus carniphilus genomic segment:
- a CDS encoding GNAT family N-acetyltransferase, translated as MYKSLLEKQFEIDFNVNEIPIENNLFVTSNSSKNSRYWARNKADIVCYKDILLVRTNNEKLTEELQSTFSNTNSEWFLEMKNVNKLSSVLEKYNLKIERLAPFFIPNELIIADNFDLPIKFFNQLDILDFKSNPNITEAFCYSNEDPDQLGIGYYNNSELVAICGANKNGKYTWEIGIEILDNTFRGKGIATTLVKLLIAKIQSENSEIIPVYSTSFSHVSSMNVAISAGLKLGWTEIIISENNSL; from the coding sequence ATGTACAAATCACTTTTAGAAAAACAATTTGAAATAGATTTTAATGTTAATGAAATTCCAATCGAAAATAATTTATTTGTCACATCAAATAGTTCAAAAAATTCTCGTTATTGGGCTAGGAACAAGGCTGATATTGTCTGCTATAAAGATATACTATTAGTTAGAACTAATAACGAAAAACTAACTGAAGAGTTACAATCAACATTCTCTAATACAAACTCTGAGTGGTTTTTAGAAATGAAGAACGTAAATAAACTCAGTTCTGTCTTAGAAAAATATAACTTAAAAATTGAACGTTTAGCACCTTTTTTTATTCCGAATGAATTAATAATAGCTGATAATTTTGACTTACCTATTAAATTCTTTAATCAATTAGACATATTAGATTTCAAATCTAATCCTAACATTACCGAAGCATTTTGCTATTCAAATGAAGATCCTGATCAATTAGGTATAGGTTATTATAATAATTCTGAATTGGTTGCTATTTGTGGGGCTAATAAAAATGGCAAATATACTTGGGAAATTGGGATTGAAATTTTGGATAACACTTTCAGAGGAAAAGGTATTGCAACCACTCTAGTTAAACTATTAATAGCAAAAATACAATCAGAAAACTCTGAAATTATTCCCGTTTATAGCACTTCTTTTTCTCATGTTAGTTCCATGAATGTTGCTATCAGCGCTGGTTTAAAACTTGGATGGACCGAAATTATCATATCTGAAAACAACTCGCTATAG
- a CDS encoding helix-turn-helix domain-containing protein, with translation MTIEFPKKLIALRKEKGISQEFIADKLLVSRQTISKWELGETTPDLENLVNLANFFEISLDELVFNKKYLAHIEKEIINDERTKTVLDFLYDFWWLTFIVLGMIFITIKKMLW, from the coding sequence ATGACTATAGAATTTCCAAAAAAACTGATTGCTTTGAGAAAAGAAAAAGGTATATCACAAGAATTTATTGCAGATAAGTTGCTTGTATCAAGACAAACTATTTCTAAGTGGGAACTTGGAGAAACAACACCAGATTTAGAAAATTTAGTAAATTTGGCTAATTTTTTTGAAATAAGTTTAGATGAATTAGTGTTTAATAAAAAATATCTTGCACACATTGAAAAAGAAATTATTAATGATGAAAGAACTAAAACAGTATTAGATTTTTTATATGATTTTTGGTGGCTTACATTTATCGTTTTAGGAATGATATTTATAACTATAAAGAAGATGTTATGGTAA
- a CDS encoding helix-turn-helix transcriptional regulator, with protein sequence MTVQNKIKEIRESRKIQQNDMAKALNVSRQTMTAIEKMKYNPSLELALKIAHYFDLSVEDIFILNSEVD encoded by the coding sequence ATAACTGTTCAAAATAAAATTAAAGAAATTCGCGAATCTAGAAAAATTCAACAAAACGATATGGCCAAAGCTCTTAACGTCTCCAGACAAACCATGACAGCCATTGAAAAAATGAAATACAACCCAAGTTTAGAACTTGCTTTAAAAATTGCTCACTACTTTGATTTATCCGTGGAAGACATTTTTATATTAAATTCGGAGGTGGATTAA
- a CDS encoding aldose epimerase family protein, producing MNYTIQQDKKTGIDFITLENNNLSATFLNFGARWHNFLTPNKKGIKENILLSLDTPESILNDPAQFGALVGPVAGRIKQAKWNNISLEKNNGEHHIHGGSQGWWCQFWDYSIEETTHSIKVIFSLTDTKSGYPGPIHVTNTYELTNNSVLMTTSIVSESLTIVNPTNHVYFNLSGNAKETIKNHDLFINSKKILETDEDNIPTGKMLSIEKTGYDFSTLQPLHTALSKINGGIDDAYPLESNNPQITLYEPESSRQLSISSDRGAVVVFSTTGFNDTFKVNGQPMSSELGIAIETQELPDIPNHPKWGNIKLQPGIIKTFRTEYSINIK from the coding sequence ATGAATTATACGATTCAACAAGATAAAAAGACTGGAATCGACTTTATTACATTAGAGAATAATAACCTTTCAGCTACCTTTCTAAATTTTGGCGCAAGATGGCATAACTTTCTTACGCCAAATAAGAAAGGAATTAAAGAAAACATCCTACTTTCATTAGATACACCTGAAAGTATTTTAAATGATCCAGCTCAATTCGGGGCTCTTGTAGGTCCTGTTGCTGGCCGAATCAAACAAGCTAAGTGGAACAATATTAGTCTCGAAAAAAACAACGGTGAACATCACATTCATGGTGGTAGTCAAGGGTGGTGGTGTCAGTTTTGGGATTATTCAATTGAAGAAACAACTCACTCAATAAAAGTTATTTTTTCTTTAACCGATACTAAATCAGGTTATCCAGGACCAATCCATGTCACTAATACCTATGAATTAACTAATAATTCAGTTCTTATGACAACAAGCATTGTTTCTGAATCCCTAACGATTGTTAATCCAACAAATCATGTTTATTTTAACTTATCAGGGAACGCAAAAGAAACCATTAAAAATCATGACCTTTTTATTAATAGTAAAAAGATTCTTGAAACGGATGAAGACAATATTCCAACAGGAAAAATGCTTTCAATTGAAAAAACTGGGTATGACTTTTCAACTCTCCAACCATTACATACTGCCCTTTCCAAAATAAATGGTGGTATCGATGATGCTTATCCTTTAGAATCTAATAATCCTCAAATTACTTTATATGAGCCTGAAAGCTCTCGTCAGCTTTCTATCTCTTCAGATAGAGGAGCAGTCGTGGTTTTCTCAACCACAGGATTTAATGACACCTTTAAAGTAAACGGTCAACCTATGTCGTCAGAGTTGGGAATAGCAATTGAAACACAAGAACTACCTGATATACCTAATCATCCTAAATGGGGTAATATCAAGTTACAACCAGGTATCATAAAAACCTTTAGAACAGAATATAGCATAAATATCAAATAA
- the pgmB gene encoding beta-phosphoglucomutase produces MFKGVLFDLDGVITDTAEYHFLAWKKLADDLGIEIDREFNEKLKGVSREDSLTLILEHGHKLEEISAEKFAELAKEKNENYVEMIQAISPKDIYPGILELLTELKENDIKIALASASKNGPLLLDKMEISHFFDAIVDPASLKAGKPAPDIFLAAAKAVGISINDAIGVEDAKAGITAIKASGALPVGVGQKDELGHDIAIVPDTSHLSLSYLTTVWNEK; encoded by the coding sequence ATGTTTAAAGGTGTTTTATTTGATTTAGATGGTGTTATTACTGATACAGCAGAGTACCATTTTCTAGCATGGAAAAAATTAGCTGATGATTTAGGAATTGAAATTGATCGTGAGTTTAACGAAAAATTAAAAGGTGTGAGTCGTGAAGATTCATTAACTCTTATTTTAGAACATGGACATAAGTTAGAAGAAATTAGTGCAGAAAAATTTGCTGAATTAGCGAAAGAAAAAAATGAAAACTATGTCGAAATGATTCAAGCCATTTCACCTAAAGATATCTACCCAGGTATCTTAGAATTATTAACTGAATTAAAAGAAAATGACATTAAAATCGCTTTAGCCTCAGCAAGTAAAAATGGCCCTCTTTTACTAGATAAAATGGAAATCAGTCACTTCTTTGATGCTATTGTTGACCCTGCTTCTTTAAAAGCTGGAAAACCTGCACCTGATATTTTCCTAGCAGCAGCTAAAGCCGTTGGTATTTCAATTAATGATGCCATTGGAGTTGAAGATGCTAAAGCTGGTATCACAGCTATTAAAGCAAGTGGTGCTCTTCCTGTTGGTGTTGGTCAAAAAGATGAATTAGGACATGACATTGCTATTGTTCCTGATACAAGTCATCTATCTTTAAGCTATCTAACAACTGTTTGGAATGAAAAATAA
- a CDS encoding glycoside hydrolase family 65 protein encodes MKHLKRLFEINPWKIATHELHQDDIRLQESLTSTGNGYMGMRGNFEEGFSGDHHQGTYIAGVWYPDKTRVGWWKNGYPEYFGKVINAINFIAMDLYINETKIDLATQKVTDFYQELDMEHGILSRRFTVEADNMKVAFSFERFLSITTKELGVISLKANVLEGEGSIKVVSKLDNNVQNEDSNYEEMFWEECAVGTNFVTARTVPNNFGIEQFTITALMENTATGSYTSESYKDTFLATENIMFNVSKGDTLTLDKKVVITTSRDIEESKQLDEAKKIMTTINSSSIEELKAAHSLAWEKRWELADVVIEGDDEAQQGIRFNLFQLFSTYYGEDDRLNIGPKGFTGEKYGGATYWDTEAYAVPLYLALADPSVTENLLKYRHNQLPQAQHNARQQGLKGALYPMVTFTGVECHNEWEITFEEIHRNGAIAYAIYNYTNYTGDTSYIKGDGLEVLSEIARFWADRIHYSKRNQKYMMHGVTGPNEYENNVNNNWYTNYIAVWVLKYTLDNYKKFQAETTVNLSAEEISHWEDIIENMYFPYDEELDVFVQHDTFLDKDLMPVSDLAASDVPLNQNWSWDHILRSCFIKQADVLQGIYFFNDEFTMEEKRKNFEFYEPMTVHESSLSPCIHSILAAELGMEEKAIEMYQRTARLDLDNYNNDTEDGLHITSMTGSWLAIVQGFAQMKTYNETLSFAPFLPEKWSKYAFHISYRGRLLHILIDENVTITLLSGDALDVDVYGETQHVTDTTVVALKK; translated from the coding sequence GTGAAACATTTAAAACGGTTATTCGAAATTAATCCATGGAAAATTGCTACACATGAACTACATCAAGATGACATTCGCTTGCAAGAGTCATTAACAAGTACAGGGAACGGTTATATGGGAATGCGCGGAAACTTTGAAGAAGGTTTCAGTGGTGACCATCATCAAGGAACTTACATTGCTGGCGTTTGGTACCCAGACAAAACTCGTGTGGGTTGGTGGAAAAACGGTTATCCAGAATACTTTGGTAAAGTAATTAATGCAATTAATTTTATCGCAATGGATCTTTATATCAATGAAACTAAAATTGATCTAGCAACTCAAAAAGTAACTGACTTCTATCAAGAATTAGATATGGAACACGGTATTTTATCACGCCGTTTCACAGTTGAAGCCGATAATATGAAAGTAGCCTTCTCTTTTGAGCGCTTCTTAAGTATTACAACAAAAGAACTTGGTGTTATTAGTTTAAAAGCTAATGTTCTTGAAGGCGAAGGATCTATTAAAGTTGTTTCTAAACTAGATAACAACGTTCAAAACGAAGATAGCAACTATGAAGAAATGTTCTGGGAAGAATGTGCTGTTGGAACTAACTTTGTGACAGCTCGTACTGTTCCAAATAACTTTGGAATTGAACAATTTACGATTACTGCTTTAATGGAAAACACAGCAACAGGCTCTTATACAAGTGAATCATACAAAGATACATTCTTAGCAACTGAAAATATTATGTTTAATGTTTCTAAGGGTGACACTCTTACATTAGATAAAAAAGTTGTTATTACAACTAGTCGCGACATCGAAGAAAGCAAACAATTAGATGAAGCTAAAAAAATTATGACAACAATCAACAGCTCTTCTATAGAAGAATTAAAAGCAGCTCACTCTCTTGCTTGGGAAAAACGCTGGGAATTAGCTGATGTCGTAATTGAAGGTGATGACGAAGCACAACAAGGAATTCGTTTTAATTTATTCCAATTATTCTCAACTTATTACGGAGAAGATGACCGCTTAAATATTGGACCTAAAGGCTTTACCGGTGAAAAATACGGTGGTGCAACTTATTGGGATACAGAAGCTTATGCCGTTCCTTTATATCTTGCTTTAGCTGATCCAAGTGTGACTGAAAACTTACTTAAATACCGTCATAATCAATTACCACAAGCTCAACATAACGCTCGCCAACAAGGACTTAAAGGAGCTCTTTATCCAATGGTAACCTTTACTGGTGTTGAGTGTCATAACGAGTGGGAAATTACATTTGAAGAAATTCATCGTAATGGTGCTATTGCTTACGCTATCTATAACTATACAAACTACACAGGAGATACTTCTTACATCAAAGGTGATGGACTTGAAGTTCTATCTGAAATCGCTCGTTTCTGGGCTGATCGTATTCACTACTCTAAACGCAATCAAAAATACATGATGCACGGAGTAACTGGTCCTAACGAATATGAAAATAACGTTAATAATAACTGGTACACTAACTATATCGCCGTATGGGTATTGAAATACACACTAGATAACTATAAAAAATTCCAAGCTGAAACAACAGTGAATTTATCTGCTGAAGAAATCAGTCATTGGGAAGATATTATCGAAAACATGTATTTCCCATATGATGAAGAATTAGATGTTTTCGTCCAACATGATACATTCTTAGATAAAGATTTAATGCCTGTTTCTGATTTAGCAGCAAGTGATGTGCCTTTAAACCAAAACTGGTCATGGGATCATATCTTACGTTCATGTTTCATCAAACAAGCTGATGTTTTACAAGGAATTTACTTCTTTAATGATGAATTTACAATGGAAGAAAAACGTAAAAACTTTGAATTCTACGAACCAATGACAGTTCATGAATCTTCTCTATCTCCTTGTATCCATTCTATTTTGGCAGCGGAGCTTGGAATGGAAGAAAAAGCAATTGAAATGTATCAAAGAACAGCTCGTCTTGACTTAGATAACTACAACAATGATACAGAAGATGGTCTGCATATTACATCAATGACAGGTAGCTGGTTAGCAATCGTTCAAGGGTTCGCTCAAATGAAAACTTATAACGAAACATTAAGCTTCGCCCCATTCTTACCTGAAAAATGGAGTAAATATGCGTTCCACATTAGTTACCGTGGACGTTTACTACACATTTTAATTGATGAAAATGTCACAATTACTTTATTAAGCGGTGACGCACTAGATGTTGATGTTTACGGTGAAACACAACACGTAACAGATACAACAGTAGTTGCATTAAAAAAGTAA
- a CDS encoding PTS transporter subunit IIBC: MKKLLSFEFWQKFGKALMVVIAVMPAAGLMISIGKTIPLINPNMGMLVTTGGVVENIGWAIIGNLHLLFALAIGGSWAKEKAGGAFAAGISFVLINRITGAIFGVTGDMLNDPKAFTHTLFGTKIMVKGFFTSVLEAPALNMGVFVGIIAGFVGAMAFNKYYNYRKLPDALSFFNGKRFVPFVVILWSVIVSLVLAVIWPIIQSGINNFGLWIATSQDTAPILAPFLYGTLERLLLPFGLHHMLTIPINYTQLGGTYEILSGAQAGTMVYGQDPLWLAWATDLLNLKSAGDMTQYKEVLTNFTPARFKVGQMIGSSGILMGMAYAMYKNVDSDKKPQYKSMYFSAALAVFLTGVTEPLEFMFMFVAMPLYGVYAVIQGLAFAMADIINLRIHSFGNIELLTRLPISVKAGLGMDVVNFVICTIVFGIGTYFLANFLIKKFNYATPGRNGNYEVDGAEETSGSTGKTASGIDQQVIDVINLLGGKENISDVDACMTRLRVSVKNKDKVGSEEAWKKAGAMGLIIKDNGVQAVYGPKADILKSDIQDVLDSGVEIPKSEVEKEEVAPKDSKSQFLNKQVEFLSVAEGEVLPIEQVKDEVFSQKMMGDGFAVEPVANEVVSPVSGKVVSVFPSKHAIGLMSEDGIEVLVHMGLDTVQMKEPAFDVVVSEGDTVAAGQLLANANWEAVKAEGKGTTIVVVFTNVEKYEALEMILLGQQQKATSVGRLKI, translated from the coding sequence ATGAAAAAATTATTGAGTTTTGAGTTTTGGCAAAAATTTGGTAAAGCTCTAATGGTTGTTATTGCAGTTATGCCTGCTGCTGGTTTAATGATTAGTATAGGAAAAACAATTCCTTTAATTAATCCAAACATGGGTATGCTCGTAACAACAGGTGGTGTTGTAGAAAATATTGGTTGGGCAATTATTGGTAACTTGCATTTACTATTTGCATTAGCAATTGGTGGTAGCTGGGCTAAAGAGAAAGCTGGAGGCGCGTTTGCTGCTGGTATTTCCTTCGTTTTAATTAACCGTATCACAGGTGCTATTTTTGGTGTGACTGGTGACATGTTAAATGATCCAAAAGCATTCACTCACACTTTATTTGGCACAAAAATTATGGTTAAAGGATTCTTTACAAGTGTTTTAGAAGCTCCTGCTTTAAATATGGGAGTGTTTGTAGGGATTATTGCTGGTTTTGTTGGGGCTATGGCTTTTAACAAATACTATAACTATCGTAAATTACCAGATGCTTTATCATTCTTTAATGGTAAACGTTTTGTTCCTTTCGTTGTTATTCTTTGGTCAGTTATCGTTTCTTTAGTGTTAGCAGTTATTTGGCCAATTATTCAATCTGGTATTAACAACTTTGGTTTATGGATTGCAACAAGTCAAGATACAGCGCCAATCCTAGCACCGTTTCTATATGGAACACTAGAACGTCTATTGCTTCCATTTGGTTTACATCATATGTTAACTATTCCGATTAACTATACACAGTTAGGTGGAACTTATGAAATTCTTTCTGGCGCACAAGCAGGAACAATGGTTTACGGACAAGATCCATTATGGTTAGCTTGGGCAACTGATTTATTAAACTTAAAATCGGCAGGAGATATGACACAATACAAAGAAGTTTTAACCAACTTCACACCAGCTCGTTTTAAAGTAGGACAAATGATTGGTTCTTCTGGTATTTTAATGGGTATGGCTTATGCGATGTATAAAAATGTAGATAGCGATAAAAAACCTCAATATAAATCAATGTACTTCTCAGCTGCTTTAGCAGTCTTTTTAACAGGGGTTACTGAACCTCTAGAATTTATGTTTATGTTTGTTGCTATGCCTTTATACGGTGTTTATGCTGTGATTCAAGGGTTAGCATTTGCTATGGCTGATATTATTAACTTACGTATCCATTCATTTGGTAATATCGAATTATTAACAAGATTACCAATTTCAGTTAAAGCTGGATTAGGTATGGACGTTGTTAACTTTGTGATTTGTACGATTGTCTTTGGTATTGGTACTTATTTCTTAGCTAATTTCTTAATCAAGAAATTTAACTATGCTACTCCAGGTAGAAATGGTAACTATGAAGTAGACGGTGCTGAAGAAACAAGTGGTTCAACTGGAAAGACAGCTTCAGGAATTGATCAACAAGTTATTGATGTGATTAATTTACTAGGTGGTAAGGAAAACATTTCTGATGTGGATGCTTGTATGACTCGTTTAAGAGTTTCAGTTAAAAACAAAGATAAGGTTGGTTCTGAAGAAGCTTGGAAAAAAGCCGGTGCGATGGGCTTAATTATTAAAGACAACGGTGTCCAAGCTGTTTACGGTCCAAAAGCTGATATTTTAAAATCTGATATTCAGGATGTCCTTGATTCAGGTGTTGAAATTCCAAAGAGTGAAGTTGAAAAAGAAGAAGTAGCTCCAAAAGATTCTAAGAGCCAATTCTTAAATAAACAAGTTGAGTTCTTATCTGTAGCAGAAGGTGAAGTATTACCAATTGAACAAGTAAAAGATGAAGTCTTTTCTCAAAAAATGATGGGAGACGGGTTTGCTGTAGAGCCTGTAGCAAATGAAGTCGTTTCACCTGTTTCAGGTAAAGTTGTTTCAGTTTTCCCTTCTAAACACGCCATTGGTTTAATGAGTGAAGATGGTATTGAAGTGTTAGTTCATATGGGGCTTGATACTGTTCAAATGAAAGAACCTGCTTTTGATGTCGTTGTTAGTGAAGGCGATACAGTAGCAGCAGGCCAACTTTTAGCTAATGCAAATTGGGAAGCTGTTAAAGCAGAAGGTAAAGGAACAACGATTGTTGTTGTCTTTACAAATGTGGAAAAATATGAAGCACTTGAAATGATTTTATTAGGACAACAACAAAAAGCAACAAGTGTTGGCCGCTTAAAGATTTAA
- a CDS encoding endonuclease/exonuclease/phosphatase family protein, producing the protein MKYISLNTHSWMEEKPLQKMKETAEFIMANDVEMIALQEVNQKIEASISDKSATFCSLNEQVPIKEDNYARLLVAYLEEKGFTYYWGWTCSHIGYDIYEEGSAILSKYPFKAESLLVSPTNDMTDYHTRQILLAHFEEFETPLTIASCHFSWWSDNQEEGFYYEWQQLLERIKEEKGQVMLFGDFNAPSHLKNEGYDLVKETMTDMFEMADKKYGSYTVDQTIDGWSDNTEKLRIDFGFVLKPVDVLSYQVIFNDITGPIVSDHLGIMIETAS; encoded by the coding sequence ATGAAATACATATCATTAAATACCCATAGTTGGATGGAAGAAAAGCCTCTTCAAAAAATGAAAGAGACAGCTGAATTTATTATGGCAAATGATGTTGAGATGATTGCTCTTCAAGAAGTCAATCAGAAAATCGAAGCAAGCATTTCTGATAAGTCAGCTACTTTTTGTTCGCTAAACGAGCAAGTTCCTATTAAAGAAGATAATTATGCTAGACTGTTAGTTGCGTACCTAGAAGAGAAGGGATTTACTTATTACTGGGGATGGACTTGTAGCCATATTGGTTATGATATTTATGAGGAAGGTTCAGCTATTTTGTCTAAATACCCTTTTAAGGCTGAAAGTTTACTAGTCTCCCCAACAAATGATATGACTGATTATCATACCAGACAAATTTTATTAGCTCATTTTGAAGAGTTCGAAACACCCTTAACGATTGCAAGTTGTCATTTTTCTTGGTGGTCAGATAATCAAGAAGAAGGATTCTATTATGAGTGGCAACAACTACTCGAAAGAATTAAAGAAGAAAAAGGTCAAGTTATGTTATTTGGTGATTTTAACGCACCGTCACATTTAAAAAATGAAGGTTATGATTTAGTTAAAGAAACAATGACAGATATGTTTGAAATGGCTGATAAAAAGTATGGTTCTTATACAGTCGATCAAACAATTGACGGTTGGAGTGACAATACAGAAAAATTAAGAATTGATTTTGGATTTGTTTTGAAACCAGTAGATGTGTTATCATATCAAGTGATTTTTAATGATATCACTGGCCCGATTGTTAGTGATCATTTAGGCATTATGATTGAAACGGCATCATAA
- a CDS encoding LacI family DNA-binding transcriptional regulator, which translates to MSVTIKDVAKEVGVAPSTVSRTLRDHPSISRETKEKVRKAMDKLGYVPNVSAQNLANKHVNTIGAILPVIGSKERKSNPFYLEIITAMNEEASQQKVTLSIASGKTQQELLENVQLMYRQKRVDGFIMLYVEEDDMVLDYLIENKVPFTMIGQPYKFHNEASCVDNDNQLLGWTATQHLVDKGHERIAFVTNNNHENFFRERFFGYQKGMMDNQLTAYPAMPLITPDDFIALDDFLKEEQPTACIAIDDMFALRLIQMLNLSGFKVPDDISVISFNNSIFTSLLHPYITSIDVNATQLGKTAVQEFLLQLKEPDAIKKRVIIPHTLIENETVLNRKN; encoded by the coding sequence ATGAGTGTGACAATCAAGGATGTGGCAAAAGAAGTTGGTGTAGCTCCTTCGACTGTTTCTAGGACATTAAGGGATCATCCTAGTATTTCCAGAGAAACAAAGGAAAAAGTTCGAAAAGCAATGGATAAATTAGGTTATGTCCCTAATGTGTCTGCCCAAAATTTAGCCAATAAACATGTGAATACCATTGGTGCTATTTTACCAGTAATTGGTTCAAAAGAACGTAAAAGTAATCCGTTTTATTTAGAAATTATTACGGCAATGAATGAAGAAGCTAGTCAACAAAAAGTAACACTGTCAATTGCTTCAGGAAAAACACAACAAGAGTTATTAGAAAATGTCCAATTAATGTATCGTCAAAAACGAGTAGATGGTTTTATTATGCTTTACGTAGAAGAAGATGATATGGTTCTTGATTATTTAATCGAAAACAAAGTACCTTTTACAATGATAGGCCAGCCTTATAAGTTTCATAATGAAGCTAGTTGTGTGGATAACGATAATCAATTGTTAGGCTGGACAGCAACGCAACATTTAGTTGATAAAGGGCATGAAAGAATCGCTTTTGTCACTAATAACAATCATGAGAACTTTTTTAGAGAGCGCTTTTTTGGGTATCAAAAAGGAATGATGGATAATCAATTAACGGCTTATCCTGCGATGCCACTTATTACACCAGATGATTTTATTGCTCTAGATGACTTTTTAAAAGAAGAGCAACCAACAGCGTGTATTGCAATTGATGATATGTTTGCGCTTAGGTTGATTCAAATGCTTAATTTGTCAGGTTTCAAAGTACCAGATGATATTTCAGTGATTAGTTTTAATAACTCTATTTTTACAAGTTTACTTCATCCATATATTACTTCAATTGATGTTAATGCGACTCAGCTTGGAAAAACAGCTGTCCAAGAATTTTTACTTCAATTGAAAGAACCTGATGCAATTAAAAAAAGAGTGATTATACCTCATACATTGATTGAAAATGAAACAGTTTTAAATAGAAAAAACTAG
- a CDS encoding PTS sugar transporter subunit IIC, with protein sequence MDGFVSFMEAKFIPIASKIGAQRHLVAIRDAFMVTMPLMILGALAVMINNLPIPVFQDFMTSIFKGESWKGFGGSVWNGTFAILSVAIAFLVAYNLANHYGKDGVSAGTVSLASFFALGGATGMSSNGLFIALIVSLVSTELFVRLIGNEKLVIKMPDGVPPAVAKSFAALLPAMIIVSIFGLIAAIFAGFGVEDIITSFYDAVQAPFMGLASTYPAALLIAFITPFLWFFGLHGANMIDPFMQTINAPAIEANALAMSAGKAAPYIVNKPFIDVFVNLGGTGATLGLVIAIFLVGKKHESFSVVNKLSAGPGVFNINEPMLFGLPIVLNPIMFIPFILTPMVLVTTAYFSTKLGLVPAAISMPPWVTPPVLGGILATSSFRGGILAAVNLLISIIIYMPFVKISVIQELKREQRA encoded by the coding sequence ATGGATGGATTTGTTAGTTTTATGGAAGCAAAGTTTATACCTATTGCATCTAAAATTGGGGCTCAACGTCATTTAGTCGCCATTCGTGATGCCTTTATGGTAACGATGCCATTAATGATTTTAGGGGCTTTAGCAGTTATGATTAATAACTTGCCAATTCCTGTTTTTCAAGATTTCATGACAAGTATTTTTAAAGGAGAGTCATGGAAAGGATTTGGAGGTAGTGTTTGGAATGGAACGTTTGCTATTCTTTCAGTAGCGATTGCTTTTTTAGTTGCTTATAACTTAGCTAATCACTACGGAAAAGACGGCGTTTCAGCAGGAACAGTTTCATTAGCTTCATTCTTTGCTTTAGGTGGCGCAACTGGTATGTCATCTAATGGATTATTTATTGCACTTATTGTCAGTCTTGTTTCAACTGAACTATTTGTTCGTTTAATTGGAAATGAAAAATTAGTTATTAAAATGCCTGATGGTGTTCCACCGGCAGTAGCTAAATCTTTTGCAGCGTTACTTCCAGCTATGATTATTGTTAGTATTTTTGGTCTAATTGCTGCTATTTTTGCAGGTTTTGGAGTAGAAGATATTATTACATCATTTTATGATGCTGTTCAAGCACCGTTTATGGGCTTAGCAAGCACTTATCCAGCGGCGTTATTAATTGCCTTTATTACACCTTTCTTATGGTTCTTTGGTTTACATGGTGCTAATATGATAGATCCGTTTATGCAAACAATCAACGCACCAGCAATTGAAGCAAATGCTTTGGCTATGTCAGCAGGAAAAGCTGCTCCTTACATTGTTAATAAACCATTTATTGATGTGTTTGTTAACTTGGGAGGAACAGGAGCGACTTTAGGTTTAGTGATTGCTATTTTCTTAGTTGGTAAAAAACATGAGTCATTTAGCGTTGTGAATAAACTAAGTGCAGGGCCAGGTGTTTTCAATATTAATGAGCCAATGTTATTTGGTTTACCAATTGTACTAAATCCAATTATGTTTATTCCGTTTATCTTAACACCAATGGTTTTAGTTACAACAGCTTATTTTTCTACTAAACTAGGTTTGGTGCCGGCAGCTATTAGTATGCCACCTTGGGTAACACCACCTGTATTAGGAGGAATTCTGGCAACAAGTAGTTTTAGAGGTGGTATTTTAGCAGCAGTTAACTTATTAATTTCTATTATTATTTATATGCCATTTGTTAAGATTAGTGTTATTCAAGAATTAAAACGTGAGCAAAGAGCTTAA